Proteins from a single region of Pseudorasbora parva isolate DD20220531a chromosome 22, ASM2467924v1, whole genome shotgun sequence:
- the LOC137058274 gene encoding uncharacterized protein — MWIIHPVFITLYTILFNVVAGDNTTFNSTALYNGVPIGHVFMLLYGIICFLIFLVVILLILLCKMQCGLRREAIHITSVTGESLALRQNNILSVSSPSGDGGDDSSSTSSGTPEGSLADLSSCSQRYASLHNGSKSSDYINVSENALPGRMDFHNKKMDIDYENVEESQRKEIKRKGQASCEDTTSVSSDESINYSKIVFTKTDK, encoded by the exons atgtgGATTATACACCCTGTTTTCATTACACTCTACACAATTCTCTTCAATGTCGTGGCAG GTGATAACACAACTTTTAACTCAACGGCTTTATACAACGGAGTCCCAATTGG TCATGTTTTTATGCTGTTGTACGGCATCATCTGCTTCCTCATTTTCTTGGTTGTCATTCTCCTGATTCTTCTCTGTAAAATGCAATGTG GCCTTAGAAGAGAGGCTATCCACATAACCAGCGTCACGGGAGAATCACTCGCTTTGCGCCAGAATAACATATTAAGTGTTTCCTCTCCTTCAGGCGATG GTGGAGATGATTCATCCTCTACTAGTTCTGGGACCCCCGAAGGCTCG CTGGCGGATCTTTCCAGTTGCTCTCAGCGGTATGCAAGCCTTCACAACGGTTCTAAGTCTTCTGACTATATAAATGTTTCAGAGAATGCTTTACCTGGACGAATGGActttcataataaaaaaatggataTAGACTATGAGAATGTCGAAGAGTCCCAACGAAAGGAGATCAAAAGAAAAGGCCAAGCGAGCTGTGAGGACACTACAAGTGTTAGCAGCGATGAGTCTATCAATTACTCCAAGATTGTTTTTACTAAGACAGATAAGTAA